The DNA segment atcttacaataTTTCGAATTAATATTATAACCAGTCTTACGGCATAGAGAAAGAAGTCTATGGTCTCAGGGTCTTacaaacacatttgaaacacagatggcactcacatcactttagtcgcttcttCTCCCATCATTCTACtttataatatttgaaatatgaaacgAAGGAAAGAAATGATTTAATCCTCGAATGATCCCATATTTTATTAAACATTTGAAAATATAAACAGTATTGCATATTCATTCAATGCATGAAATCTTTAAAGGCACTAAGTAATCACAACTGAatgtaaatttcaaaataaaaaaaaaatcaatctaaACTCAAATTTTGAAGATATTCAATTTGAACTCAATTTCATCAACATCGGGTAAAATTGAGTTATATAAGTTCCAAGGTATTGACGTGTCCTGTGTGAAAGCATTAAAATTTTCCCCAGCAAAATACTTCAAATCAATTAATTCAGGACGGCAGAAGTTAGAAAATGTAATTGAAGAAGATTTGGTGCCTATCAACTTGAGTTTGTATTTATATTTAACATTTTGGGTTCCTGAACATTGTACTGAGAATGTAAGATCCCTATTTTCGTTGATGTTTTTTGATAAAAAGAAGATATGATCatcaaaagagaaaaaataatatttcaaccTGAAATTATAACATTTGCCAAGTTCGAAAATAGACTCATTGTGACTAATACTCAAATGCGATGATAGACACTGAACTTTATGTTTACACAATAAGCAATATTTAAATGATTCGTTGAAAAGTATTCTCAAGTTTTCTGTAACAAAGTTACTATCCAAAATGCAAATAGTCGGGTGGCACATAGGACAAGAATTTTCATAATTGTGACATTGTGAATTTTTACATAATCCACATATTAGGTGTTTTTTATCACTTCTACAAACAAACATATGGCTTCCTCTTCGTTTTCCACATTTATGACATTTTACAAGCCATAAACTCCTGTCACAATTAGAAAGATTCGTTGAACCAATTAAAAATCCCTTTATATAAAACTTAGCAGTCAAAAAGCAAGGagaatcaaaaaagtttttcataTAATCAAAATTGATTTTGAACCAGCtgttatcaattttatttttgaagaaagtAGGGTGTAAGAGTCCAGCCTTTTGGAATTTCGACACAGTCAAGGTTTGTCGTTTTTctgaagaaatttcaattttataattCAAGATTCTCCAAATATCTGGAACTGTCCATACTTTCCAATAATATGTGCCAGATTCTGAACCAATAACTATTAAAAGAATTACAATACTATCTTGAATTGTTGAAAAcatcaatttatttttctttatatctTTCTCGAACCTGATCTGCACGTAATCCTCGTACCTATGTGGCCAGTGAAGTTCTTCCATATGATCCAAGATTTCAAATGTAGTTCCTTCCCATGtacatattttttcttcattttcaaaattgtcgCTCGAAAAAGGACAGCATAATTTCACGTATTCACAAATTATTTCGTGTTCTCCTATTTCATTCCATGGAAGTACTTCTTTGCAACCATTTTCTTCGTACATACATGGAAATTCTAAAACTTTTGCTAACTCCTCATAGGCACTTTGTCGATAATTTGTACCTTCCGAAGCTGCCAACTCCTTACAGATGTCTCGTCCGCAAATGCTACCTAAAATATCATTGTGGACAATGGGCGATATTGACAAATAATGTTTACAAACAGCGCATTTCAATGGACTATCTTCTGCATTATTTTGTAGTTTCAAAATTTGCTGCATTTTTTCCATATTGTGGATAAAACAAAATCGTAAGTAAACAGAAAAATAAACTTTGAATTCGAATCAGCTGTGagtctgtaatctgtggtgttCTGCATGGGTATGAAACTAAAGTAAGAAATTGAGAAGCAGCTTCTGATTGCCACCTTCAATGGCCGCCAAGCATGCGCAAAACATCGAATTGCCGTCCGGTGGCCGGTGCCGTGTTTTGAATCATAGACAAACTTTGAATTTTGAACTTCGGTCTGTTATCATCCATCTTTGAGCTAGTGTGCGTGTTGTGATTGTTTACAAAGGTTTTTATACAAGTGCATGAAAATTATTGTTTAATATCCTTGATGTGATAGTACGACGTAAGTATTTTCTGATTAACATGATACAggtttaaaaataatttcatttatgTATTTCAGACCTCTTGAATCATCCAATTCGAATAGTGATTGAAAGAATGTTTGAATGCAGTTAGCCTTTATCTCGATGGTTGATTTATGCAGGTAAGTAGAAAgcatagacttataaataacatggactccgcatgtgagagagaagtcggttggttgaataagatggaaagtttgtgggcaagctgtcaaaaggttatagaacacaagtttatgcgaaaattttcttcaataaattttaaacaagcttccgagaagacacacagaaattccatagcattccttcgaaatcaattatgtcaaaaaatatgtgagttttagtcaaaaatagatgtaatgagaataataatcaacttatcaacaccttgtgggcaaagtctgcgaaaattgtaaaaattttccataataaatgttcaacaagcttccgagaaggcaaacaggaattccttaacattccttcgaaatggaaaatataaaaattatgtgagtttcattcaagaataaatataatgtgaataatactcaacgtatgaacaccttgtgggcaacgtctgcgttaatatccatcatatgattttgacattgcccacaagGAATCAGTTGATCTCTTTCTTGTTCGATCAAAACGCATAAGCCCTTCTCTCTCTAATGCATACAAcccctcgatctactgaaaagtcacgtgacagtgagtccatgtattataagtctatggtagAAAGGTAAGTCgtcatttattatattatattaatatttttaatgTTATTGGTTAATGTATCGTTCCTAATATTTACAGAATTCTCTTTCGTGtaacaattttcaaatatattcgtgaaaaaaataaaactataAAACCTCCCCATTCTGGACATctgagaaaaaatcgaataatacgTGAGAGCAGGATAAATAATCAATGAACCAATTGCTTCTTGTATATTAGTCGTTtaatatatgtttatatttttccCCATTTGTAGAGCCAAAGTGATAGTGCTAACGGACTCTGTGATATCATGTGATGGTTATATTTATTCAAAGATTATATTTCTTTTCTTATTACTGTTTAAATGGTTCCCTTGCCTGTGTACATATAATGTCCCTTTACACCATGTTATTTTTCCAAGACAAGCAATTAACTGATTGTGATATTTCCTTTGTATACTTACTGTGATAATTTGTGGTATAGTATTATTTTTgcattcaatgttttttttatttatttcgttaCTGTTTGCATGTTTTTCGTTGAATATATGTTGGAAATAAGAATGAATCGTACTTTTAACAACCCcttcattcaatattttctatCAAATGTTATGATTTTGGACTCTGGGTTtagagtttttatttgaagaatttatttttacatttttctacTATTTGCATTGTTActtttttgtatatatttttccTTCTTAATTACCTCCTTATTCTCAATTTTTCTattaaatgttattttttgaaGACTGAACTTTTGGACTCTGTGATATTATGTCaatgtttttttatatattatataaaattatatttttcttcacaattCTATTAACTGTTTGGACGTCTTTGCATGATAGATGCAAATATCAGTTATTATTCAATATTAAATGTTTTCTGCATATAtctatttttgtttcaaaagtcatcctgtttctgaaaaattgacAATGATTTTATTCAGACACCAGGAAGCTAGAATAAAGTTCACTAACATGTGACACAAATTATAAAGGATTTCAAAAAATCCGTCAATTGATCATCATTTCACAAATTTTATGTATCTTTCAAGTATTTTTACAATAATTTATGTGTATTTatcattcattcaataaatgatTTATGAAGATTCTTGTTTTCATGACTTTCCACTTCTTGAATCACAAATAATAGAACAATTTACTTATTATGACAATCCACACATAGGTGATTAATCACTTGCCAGTTTTCGCTTGGAAAAGTGTCTAATTTTTAAAACACCAAAACTGAGAAATTGCCCTTGTGCGCGACAcctcttatttatatctataTAAGCAAGATTCAAATCCAATTTGAATTTTCCCGCCTTCCCCCACTTCTCGGCCACCTAAGATGGCGGCCAATTCTGTTGCCAATGAATAGTAGGGAGTTTACACTTCtcttattatttgtgttctgtggtgttCTGTgctgcacagattacagagtataGACTaatgtatattagtgttctgtgcagagtagaatagatctgacactcacgttctacgatgaaaaatacagtttatcccgccctcagcgcccccatgcggttgccacccaactaaccggaagaaatgtcggtataacaggaaactgcaatcgcatggcgcgaaatttaaattagcccatccactggtattttagacgtcgatagaataatatggattattagggcgaattttaaggagaaataaaaattgtcatgataaatatacatatattgatatacccagcacaggaacaagaaatatggaaatacataagctataattatggcaatgaatatatgagcagaggtaaaatgtcaatagggtcacatatcttcgtaagacaataattataataaacagtaataatattgttcataggaaatgaggttgaaataaattgaataacaTGATTTTCATAAGAATGGTTTTCAGAGTTCTCTATAAATCAAGTAGCTGCTggtcatatatctattataatagatatatgctgCTGGTAATGTCCTACTCTTTACTCTCACATCTTCTGACAGATCACAGAACATTTAAAATTAAAGGATCATCGTTAAGCTGATTAATTTTCTCAATGATTCTTGTCTTCAGTTGCTCCAAATCAGGAATAGGTATTCTTTGAGAAGAATGCCTCAAATGAGTCCATAGGAAAAAATCACAAGGTGGAAGATTACATTCATGATCAATATCAAGGCTGAAAACCTTGAAATCCTATTGGATCAGTCATCAAAATCCAGTTATCTCTACTTAAGGCCTTATTTCTTCTTTATAACATTCTAGTCCCTTTTTCACAACCAACTCTAAAAAAAACAGGGAACAAAGATTCGTGAAGCTTCAACTCATTTGTAACAATGCTGGGATTTGtcctttggtcgaccacttcctatTTTTTTCCTTTCATACCTGATTCACAGAAAACTGCAGCTTTAACACAACAATCCAGAAAGCTAACTTGCCAGTTTTTCTGGTAAATCGTACAGAAAAAACTAAGAGTTATGTTCATTAACAGAATATTGATTATCAAAATTCGTTAGCCTACTTGACAACGGCTATTTTTTGAATGCACATTGTAACTATGATTAATATTTATCATTTCCATTATCTTTCTGTTTTCTTTCAGTGTGAAGTTagaagaaaaatagaaattatagACGTTGTTGAACAATTTATAGATGGAACGGAGGTTTATGAAAGAGAGGAATATATTATCAAGAATGAGGAAACTAACTCAAactgttcatttaccaatgtcGAGGAAAATCAGTTATCATCTGCTCATCATAAGTGCTCATCGTGTGAACACATCGCAAGTGCTAAAAGTGACCTGCAAAGTCATGTGAAATGTGTACACTTTGATACAAAAAAACACGAGTGCCAATTATGTGGGTACTGTACCGATTGGgaagaaaaatctgaaaaagcaTGTCGATCATGTACATTTAAAAATCAGGAACCATAAGTGTCATTTATGTGAATATGCCGCTACTACAAAAAGAACTCTTCGAATACATATAGAAGCTGTTCACTTAAAGGTTAAAAACTACAAGTGTGACTTGTGTGAATATGCTGCACATATGAAGAGACACCTCATAATTCATGTGAAAACTGTTCATTTAAAAATCAAGGatcacaagtgtcatctatgtgaaTACGCTACAAGTTTCAAAAAGCAGCTTCAACAACATATCAACTCTGTTCATTTTGATATCAGGGAGCATGcacaagtgtcacttatgtgaatatgctgcaaGCATCAAAAAAACCCTCAAACTACACGTAAAAACTACTCATTTGAGAATTAAGAATCATAAGTGCCACTTATGCGAGTATATTACAAATAGGAAAAATAGGCTTGAGAGTCATATcgaatctgttcatttgaatatcaaaaaCCACAAATGTCATTTATGCGAATTTGCTGCGAATACAAAGCGTAACCTTGATACTCACGTAAAAGCtgtccatttgaaaattaaaaaacacaaGGTGCACAGTGCTAAAAAGTGTCATCTGTGCGATTATGCTACGAGAAGTAGAAGTactcttcaaaatcatatcAACTTAGTCCATTTAAATATGGGGAAACACAAATGTGAATTTTGTGATTACGCTGTGAATTCTAAAAAGAACCTAGCAACACATGTTGAATCTGTACATCTGAAGTGAAACTAAAATGATACAGGGTATCCCATAGTGGATTGCCTTTGAGACCTTTTGGAAAAACTCAACTTACAataattattctgaaaattttgattgtCTTACCTGTCCTATGGATTTAAAATATTCTCAGCTTTGCAATGTTGTAgtttgtaatgaatcccagttttctgagaaaattggagtttatctgtggttaacgttgtttttcttgcatgccgttgaagatttcgacgtttttctgatgttgatatgcgataaaccggagctgacgacgttcttcactcttgtcgcattctgaaattttcagattattttcaACGTGTGGGGGATTTGCCTcagaagcagattttcccccgcgacgcgCGACGGTCCCTTTTGTCACTTGATGTctttactctcttttctcttgtcttTGCGATTGTTTGCCCGACGAGCCGAtcagcgaatttagaataaattttttcgttatgaaggtagtgctcttagaaattaaaatttttttttcgttttttccgcgagtgccgTTCAGTTTccttattagacctacaccggttacttcttcgACACTGCTGTCTCTATCGCTTTTTGTTATCTTTTGTCGTACttcaccctgtttcgcgagtctgacttttcccttcgctatcagtcatggtgcgcaagcccttggtgtagagaataagagataccgctcgtcgtcagtgaaatcccgtagttgcgctcaaaatagaccttttcttcgctatcagtcatggagcgtagcccttggggtagtgaataaaagtctcgagtagatccgccctggttgtgtttctttcatttctggagaaatacaattaattacatcccgataccgtatagcaagtcatttcacttcgcgaggtcatccttagtatccatttcgtcagttctggttggcgcattttattgagcaacctttgatttttttcactgtacccggtataaactttacaaagtgctcgtgaccggatagaatttcccgaatgtatatttgctgatcgattcgctcatatttcatacctacacatatttccgttgttcatataatcagtttccgaaggtgtgaataaactggtacataatttgattttgactacttcgttatcgctaccaccctagttaacagcgaactctgtctccgactagcagctactctggtaggtttgctattcttcctagtgaaaagaatcgctggcgctcgagataagttttctccgaggaaaccacgttacaagtTTTTAccaaaaaatcttatttttcatATGGAGTATCCAGTATATTTCAACATATCTAAATTTATTTTTAAACTTTAAGATGATATAGTATTCTGTAGATCCATTCTGAAagttctgaataatttttttctttgaacaaaatCATATAACTATGTCAGTTCTTCAAAAGAAAGTGGTGCAAAAAATCACACAACTTCACAAAAGTTATGGAAGTCCAAAAGAGTGTTtcataaatttccatttttttcatcaatttttttaatgtgttgactcacttatctaactcattttTTGGCCATTTTTAGTATTTGTACTTTGTAACAAAGGTTCTAGGTCTTCTTGTCCATTTTTGGAGGACagttaattataaattttcatttaagttGCT comes from the Coccinella septempunctata chromosome 2, icCocSept1.1, whole genome shotgun sequence genome and includes:
- the LOC123307500 gene encoding uncharacterized protein LOC123307500, translating into MYEENGCKEVLPWNEIGEHEIICEYVKLCCPFSSDNFENEEKICTWEGTTFEILDHMEELHWPHRYEDYVQIRFEKDIKKNKLMFSTIQDSIVILLIVIGSESGTYYWKVWTVPDIWRILNYKIEISSEKRQTLTVSKFQKAGLLHPTFFKNKIDNSWFKINFDYMKNFFDSPCFLTAKFYIKGFLIGSTNLSNCDRSLWLVKCHKCGKRRGSHMFVCRSDKKHLICGLCKNSQCHNYENSCPMCHPTICILDSNFVTENLRILFNESFKYCLLCKHKVQCLSSHLSISHNESIFELGKCYNFRLKYYFFSFDDHIFFLSKNINENRDLTFSVQCSGTQNVKYKYKLKLIGTKSSSITFSNFCRPELIDLKYFAGENFNAFTQDTSIPWNLYNSILPDVDEIEFKLNIFKI